The proteins below are encoded in one region of Silene latifolia isolate original U9 population chromosome 2, ASM4854445v1, whole genome shotgun sequence:
- the LOC141640916 gene encoding uncharacterized protein LOC141640916, which translates to MAFTSSSAPPLSTVSWLRSFMDCCKLEKNGSNFTDWDTQLHLAAEGDDKLKYLTEASPATPITRSTPAVREAFETYQKESATVKNVLIFSMEPDLQRSAMFSRAPRIIQYEAASQFFDLNIKEGQKVSPHVLKMIQYVETLKLQGVEIPEQLMIDRVLHSLS; encoded by the coding sequence ATGGCATTCACTAGCTCGTCCGCACCACCTCTCAGTACCGTTTCATGGCTTCGGTCCTTTATGGATTGTTGCAAACTCGAAAAGAATGGTTCGAATTTCACCGATTGGGATACGCAACTTCACTTAGCCGCGGAAGGTGATGACAAGCTCAAATACCTTACCGAGGCTTCTCCCGCTACTCCTATTACTAGGTCAACACCCGCGGTTAGGGAGGCCTTTGAGACCTACCAAAAAGAATCTGCCACGgtcaagaatgtcttgattttcTCCATGGAACCCGATCTTCAAAGGAGtgccatgttttcacgagctcctaggattattcaatatgaagcggcttcccAATTCTTTGACCTCAATATCAAAGAAGGACAAAAAGTGAGTCCTCATGTGCTCAAAATGATTCAGTATGTTGAGACCCTCAAGTTGCAAGGGGTTGAGATCCCCGAACAACTCATGATTGACCGAGTGCTTCACTCCTTAAGTTGA